Proteins encoded by one window of Mustela erminea isolate mMusErm1 chromosome 5, mMusErm1.Pri, whole genome shotgun sequence:
- the LOC116591076 gene encoding RNA polymerase-associated protein LEO1-like isoform X3 → MDLFGDIDDISSESDGDSEQSIPGQPADERGVPQDQQEEERISETRIEVEIPSINSDLGNELYFVKLPKFLSIEPKPFDPQYYEDEFEGEKVLDEEDRTRLRLKVENTIRWRKRRDEEGNEIKESNARVVKWSDGSLSLHLGSEVFDVYKAPMQGNHNHLFVREDTGLQGQAVFKSKLTFRPHSTDCATHRKMTLPLEKRCSKTQRIRLLPMAGRDPECQRTEMIKKEERLRASTHETIHLWEKQNQRGLSVPCQDPSSACEEEEEDAEAIKNHYQRELQGDEASGKRKVGGEEEEND, encoded by the exons ATGGATCTGTTTGGAGACATAGATGACATTTCTTCAGAGAGCGATGGGGACAGTGAACAATCTATTCCAGGGCAGCCTGCT GATGAACGTGGAGTGCCTCAGGACCAACAGGAGGAAGAGCGGATTTCTGAAACCAGAATAGAAGTAGAAATCCCCAGTATCAACTCTGATTTAGGAAATGAATTGTACTTTGTTAAACTACCTAAATTTCTCAGCATAGAACCCAA acCTTTCGATCCTCAGTATTACGAAGATGAATTTGAAGGTGAGAAAGTGCTTGACGAGGAAGATAGAACCAGGTTAAGATTAAAG GTAGAAAATACGATAAGATGGAGGAAACGCCGGGAcgaggaaggaaatgaaattaaggaGAGCAACGCTCGGGTGGTCAAGTGGTCAGATGGGAG CCTCTCCCTGCATCTAGGCAGTGAAGTGTTTGATGTCTACAAAGCCCCAATGCAGGGCAACCACAACCACCTGTTCGTTCGAGAAGACACTGGTCTACAGGGACAAGCTGTGTTTAAATCCAAGCTCACCTTTAG ACCTCACTCTACAGACTGTGCCACACACAGGAAGATGACCCTGCCGCTTGAGAAGAGATGCTCGAAGACCCAGAGGATTAGACTCTTACCGATGGCTGGCCGTGACCCTGAATGCCAGCGCACAGAGATGATTAAA AAAGAAGAACGATTGAGGGCTTCTACTCACGAGACAATCCATCTGTGGGAGAAGCAGAACCAGCGGGGGCTGAGTGTCCCCTGCCAGGACCCCAGCAGTGcctgtgaggaggaggaggaagatgctgAAGCCATTAAAAACCATTACCAACGGGAGCTCCAAG GAGATGAGGCCTCCGGAAAGAGGAAAGTGGGgggtgaagaggaagaaaatgactaA
- the LOC116591076 gene encoding RNA polymerase-associated protein LEO1-like isoform X2, translated as MDLFGDIDDISSESDGDSEQSIPGQPADERGVPQDQQEEERISETRIEVEIPSINSDLGNELYFVKLPKFLSIEPKPFDPQYYEDEFEGEKVLDEEDRTRLRLKVENTIRWRKRRDEEGNEIKESNARVVKWSDGSLSLHLGSEVFDVYKAPMQGNHNHLFVREDTGLQGQAVFKSKLTFSRPHSTDCATHRKMTLPLEKRCSKTQRIRLLPMAGRDPECQRTEMIKKEERLRASTHETIHLWEKQNQRGLSVPCQDPSSACEEEEEDAEAIKNHYQRELQGDEASGKRKVGGEEEEND; from the exons ATGGATCTGTTTGGAGACATAGATGACATTTCTTCAGAGAGCGATGGGGACAGTGAACAATCTATTCCAGGGCAGCCTGCT GATGAACGTGGAGTGCCTCAGGACCAACAGGAGGAAGAGCGGATTTCTGAAACCAGAATAGAAGTAGAAATCCCCAGTATCAACTCTGATTTAGGAAATGAATTGTACTTTGTTAAACTACCTAAATTTCTCAGCATAGAACCCAA acCTTTCGATCCTCAGTATTACGAAGATGAATTTGAAGGTGAGAAAGTGCTTGACGAGGAAGATAGAACCAGGTTAAGATTAAAG GTAGAAAATACGATAAGATGGAGGAAACGCCGGGAcgaggaaggaaatgaaattaaggaGAGCAACGCTCGGGTGGTCAAGTGGTCAGATGGGAG CCTCTCCCTGCATCTAGGCAGTGAAGTGTTTGATGTCTACAAAGCCCCAATGCAGGGCAACCACAACCACCTGTTCGTTCGAGAAGACACTGGTCTACAGGGACAAGCTGTGTTTAAATCCAAGCTCACCTTTAG CAGACCTCACTCTACAGACTGTGCCACACACAGGAAGATGACCCTGCCGCTTGAGAAGAGATGCTCGAAGACCCAGAGGATTAGACTCTTACCGATGGCTGGCCGTGACCCTGAATGCCAGCGCACAGAGATGATTAAA AAAGAAGAACGATTGAGGGCTTCTACTCACGAGACAATCCATCTGTGGGAGAAGCAGAACCAGCGGGGGCTGAGTGTCCCCTGCCAGGACCCCAGCAGTGcctgtgaggaggaggaggaagatgctgAAGCCATTAAAAACCATTACCAACGGGAGCTCCAAG GAGATGAGGCCTCCGGAAAGAGGAAAGTGGGgggtgaagaggaagaaaatgactaA
- the LOC116591076 gene encoding RNA polymerase-associated protein LEO1-like isoform X1: MDLFGDIDDISSESDGDSEQSIPGQPADERGVPQDQQEEERISETRIEVEIPSINSDLGNELYFVKLPKFLSIEPKPFDPQYYEDEFEGEKVLDEEDRTRLRLKVENTIRWRKRRDEEGNEIKESNARVVKWSDGSLSLHLGSEVFDVYKAPMQGNHNHLFVREDTGLQGQAVFKSKLTFSRPHSTDCATHRKMTLPLEKRCSKTQRIRLLPMAGRDPECQRTEMIKKEERLRASTHETIHLWEKQNQRGLSVPCQDPSSACEEEEEDAEAIKNHYQRELQGELGMEVTCLLRVAGAGGLLLPAPL, from the exons ATGGATCTGTTTGGAGACATAGATGACATTTCTTCAGAGAGCGATGGGGACAGTGAACAATCTATTCCAGGGCAGCCTGCT GATGAACGTGGAGTGCCTCAGGACCAACAGGAGGAAGAGCGGATTTCTGAAACCAGAATAGAAGTAGAAATCCCCAGTATCAACTCTGATTTAGGAAATGAATTGTACTTTGTTAAACTACCTAAATTTCTCAGCATAGAACCCAA acCTTTCGATCCTCAGTATTACGAAGATGAATTTGAAGGTGAGAAAGTGCTTGACGAGGAAGATAGAACCAGGTTAAGATTAAAG GTAGAAAATACGATAAGATGGAGGAAACGCCGGGAcgaggaaggaaatgaaattaaggaGAGCAACGCTCGGGTGGTCAAGTGGTCAGATGGGAG CCTCTCCCTGCATCTAGGCAGTGAAGTGTTTGATGTCTACAAAGCCCCAATGCAGGGCAACCACAACCACCTGTTCGTTCGAGAAGACACTGGTCTACAGGGACAAGCTGTGTTTAAATCCAAGCTCACCTTTAG CAGACCTCACTCTACAGACTGTGCCACACACAGGAAGATGACCCTGCCGCTTGAGAAGAGATGCTCGAAGACCCAGAGGATTAGACTCTTACCGATGGCTGGCCGTGACCCTGAATGCCAGCGCACAGAGATGATTAAA AAAGAAGAACGATTGAGGGCTTCTACTCACGAGACAATCCATCTGTGGGAGAAGCAGAACCAGCGGGGGCTGAGTGTCCCCTGCCAGGACCCCAGCAGTGcctgtgaggaggaggaggaagatgctgAAGCCATTAAAAACCATTACCAACGGGAGCTCCAAGGTGAGCTGGGCATGGAGGTAACATGTCTTCTGAGGGTTGCAGGGGCTGGTGGGCTTTTACTCCCTGCCCCGCTGTGA